The genomic window TCCTACCAAAACCATGAATAATGGTGTGATGAATCCTACTGCAGCCAATGCGTCTGCACCGAGACCTGCCACCCATATACTGTCTGCAATGTTATAAAGCATGATTAATAGCATTGAAAGCATCATCGGAAGAGCCAATCTGACGATGGCCTTTTTAGGGTCACCTGTAATCATTTCAATATTTTTACTTTTCTTAGGCATTTTGCTCCTCCTCTTTTTCGTTTAATTCTATGGATTTAACTGCAATCTCTTTTAAAAGCATTTGTAAATCCTCTTTTTCAATTGTATTGTTTGCAAACAAATACTCTTCCCATTCCTCAAGTTTCTTTTTTGATTCGGTTAATGTCTTTTCACCTTTTGGAGTTAGTGAAACCTTGTTTTGGCGTCTGTTGTTGTCATCCACTTTTCTTACAACCAGACCGTTATCCTCAAGCTTTTTAATGGACCTTGCCACTGATCCCTTGTCAATGCTGCATCTTGAGGCAATCTTGTCCTGGTTTATTTCCTTTTGATGTGATATTTCAAAGAGGAAATGCAGCTGTGATGCGTTAATTTTGAATTCCTCTAGATTGTGATTCAGATACAATGACTGATTTTTTGCAATGATTGATATTAGTTTTCCGATAGGAAGTTCTGTTGCGTCTATCTTTTTAAACTCTTCAAGCGACATTGTTTTCACTCAATGAATGATGATAAGTCATAGTCATCTTTTTTGACTTCTTTAGTAGTTAATGCTAGAGTCTTGAGAGGCTTTTTGGAATATTTCTCCATTTGAGAGAAACCTCCTTCAAAACCACTTGCTCCAGCGGTTAGGAAGAATTTCACATTGTTGAATTTTCCTTCATTCTGTTTTAGGTATGAAATCACTGGATTTGCGGCTTTTCCTGCCCAAATTGGTCCTCCAACGTAAACCACATCATAGTCTGACGGGTCGAATTTCAGGCCTTCCAAGTCAACAATCTTTTCTTGGATAGCATGTTTTCCTCCACGTGCATATCCCATTTTTCCTTGATAGTTTACTTTGGGAGTGATTTCATCGATATCAGCGTTAATTTCATTGGCTATATTTTCTGCCAGTTTTTTTGTAATGTTTGTTCTTGAATAATAAGTTACTAAAGATTTCATAGAGTAATATTACATTGTTATAGTATATAAACTGTTGCATTGACAACTATTGACATTACAACAATTGTCATGTTTATTAAAAAAATAGAAAAAAGTGATGGAAAATGTTTATACCTTTAAGATATTTGTCCATTTGAACTTATGTTTGGCGTCCTGAACGCTTTCGTCATAGGTTTTTTCGACGGTACCATACTCTTTTTCAATGATTTTGACTTTCAAGGAAGGATCAAGGGAACCTTCTTTCATTTGGTTATACATTGAGATTTCTTTATCAATCTTAGCAAGTTCCTCTTCAAGCTTATCCTTTTTGTCTTGTGCTTGATTGAGTTTAGTGTCTGCAAAGGTTTCTTTCAAGTCAAAAAGCATGTCAATGGCATCACCGACTCCAATGCCGTTTTCCTTTAAGATATCAACTTTTTTAGCTTGCTCGTCAGTAAATTCAATTTCCATTCTCATAATAATACCCTCAATTTTTATCTAATTAATATATATTTAAAATATCATTTAAATAATTTACATAACGCTTATTAGTTTAAAAGGTTTAAATAATCATATGGAAAAATTAAAAATAGCCGAAAATATTTCAACATTGACTAATCCGCCAATCATATGCATACCGTTATTTTTAGTCATTTGTTTAACATTGTCATTTACAGGTGATGGATTTGACATTTCAAAATTCACAACATTGGAAATAGTTTCACTAATCTTCGCTTCAATCCTGCCTATGGCAATCATTCTTTTCTGGGCCAAGAAACTCAACACCGATAAGGACATTTCCAACAGGTCAGACAGGTACATGC from Methanobrevibacter thaueri includes these protein-coding regions:
- a CDS encoding flavodoxin — encoded protein: MKSLVTYYSRTNITKKLAENIANEINADIDEITPKVNYQGKMGYARGGKHAIQEKIVDLEGLKFDPSDYDVVYVGGPIWAGKAANPVISYLKQNEGKFNNVKFFLTAGASGFEGGFSQMEKYSKKPLKTLALTTKEVKKDDYDLSSFIE
- a CDS encoding MarR family winged helix-turn-helix transcriptional regulator, with product MSLEEFKKIDATELPIGKLISIIAKNQSLYLNHNLEEFKINASQLHFLFEISHQKEINQDKIASRCSIDKGSVARSIKKLEDNGLVVRKVDDNNRRQNKVSLTPKGEKTLTESKKKLEEWEEYLFANNTIEKEDLQMLLKEIAVKSIELNEKEEEQNA